In Pieris napi chromosome 2, ilPieNapi1.2, whole genome shotgun sequence, the following proteins share a genomic window:
- the LOC125058116 gene encoding (Lyso)-N-acylphosphatidylethanolamine lipase isoform X3, whose amino-acid sequence MGSELNLSTTESSWTGVWFSWTRQSDTMLRNIEKTILSCVTTAYKRFYVDIGSVVGQCDKIWTISLNDEAPQTPLVMLHGMGAGVALWCPNLDALAATRPVYAIDLLGFGRSSRPKFATDAEKVEAQWVESVEEWRREVKINHFILLGHSLGGYIATAYALKYPDRVRHLILADPWGFPEKPSNVYEKYQVPFWVRTVAKVLQPLNPLWAVRAAGPAGKWLVSKTRPDISRKFMNYVADAETIIPEYLYQCNSQTPSGESAFHTLMHGFGWAKNPMVRRVDKLHPALPVTVLYGSRSWVDNTTGQQLAQHRPDSDTNVQVINGAGHHIYLDKPDLFNKYVNEACARADADTTFATRIAKTESSSEKRSSGDTQSDLGPKQCDDTNQVSTS is encoded by the exons atgGGTAGTGAATTAAATCTTTCAACTACGGAATCCAG tTGGACAGGAGTATGGTTCAGCTGGACAAGGCAATCTGACACAATGCTCAGGAATATTGAGAAGACTATATTATCAT GTGTCACAACAGCATATAAGCGATTCTATGTGGACATAGGGTCCGTTGTGGGGCAATGTGACAAGATATGGACTATATCGTTGAACGATGAAGCCCCACAGACGCCGCTTGTAATGCTTCATGGAATGGGGGCAGGTGTGGCTTTGTGGTGCCCCAACTTAGACGCTTTGGCTGCCACGAGACCAGTTTACGCCATCGACTTATTGg gCTTTGGCCGCAGTTCGCGACCGAAGTTCGCAACAGACGCTGAAAAAGTTGAAGCTCAATGGGTCGAGTCGGTGGAAGAATGGAGACGAGAAGTCAAGATAAATCACTTTATCCTACTGGGACATAGTTTGGGAGGATACATTGCTACGGCCTACGCCCTCAAATATCCTGATCG AGTACGTCACCTTATCTTAGCCGATCCGTGGGGATTTCCCGAGAAACCTTCTAATGTGTACGAGAAGTACCAAGTGCCGTTTTGGGTTCGGACAGTCGCAAAAGTCTTGCAACCTCTCAACCCTCTTTGGGCGGTCAGAGCCGCGGGACCGGCTGGCAAGTGGCTGGTCTCGAAGACTCGGCCGGACATTTCAAGGAAATTTATGAATTATGTAGCCGATGCAGAAACAATTATACCCGAATACTTGTATCAGTGCAATTCGCAGACCCCGAG CGGCGAGAGCGCCTTCCACACACTGATGCACGGTTTCGGATGGGCAAAGAATCCGATGGTGCGTCGCGTGGACAAACTGCATCCCGCCCTACCCGTCACGGTGCTCTATGGGTCTCGCTCCTGGGTGGATAATACTACGGGGCAACAGCTGGCCCAGCATCGCCCAGATTCCGATACGAACGTCCAG GTGATCAACGGGGCGGGTCACCACATATACCTCGATAAACCGGATCTATTCAATAAATACGTTAACGAAGCGTGCGCACGCGCAGATGCGGACACGACGTTCGCGACGCGAATCGCAAAAACGGAGTCATCTAGCGAGAAACGGAGTTCGGGTGACACTCAATCGGATTTGGGACCGAAACAATGCGATGACACGAACCAAGTGTCTACATCCTGA
- the LOC125058116 gene encoding (Lyso)-N-acylphosphatidylethanolamine lipase isoform X4, translated as MGADNWTGVWFSWTRQSDTMLRNIEKTILSCVTTAYKRFYVDIGSVVGQCDKIWTISLNDEAPQTPLVMLHGMGAGVALWCPNLDALAATRPVYAIDLLGFGRSSRPKFATDAEKVEAQWVESVEEWRREVKINHFILLGHSLGGYIATAYALKYPDRVRHLILADPWGFPEKPSNVYEKYQVPFWVRTVAKVLQPLNPLWAVRAAGPAGKWLVSKTRPDISRKFMNYVADAETIIPEYLYQCNSQTPSGESAFHTLMHGFGWAKNPMVRRVDKLHPALPVTVLYGSRSWVDNTTGQQLAQHRPDSDTNVQVINGAGHHIYLDKPDLFNKYVNEACARADADTTFATRIAKTESSSEKRSSGDTQSDLGPKQCDDTNQVSTS; from the exons ATGGGAGCAGACAA tTGGACAGGAGTATGGTTCAGCTGGACAAGGCAATCTGACACAATGCTCAGGAATATTGAGAAGACTATATTATCAT GTGTCACAACAGCATATAAGCGATTCTATGTGGACATAGGGTCCGTTGTGGGGCAATGTGACAAGATATGGACTATATCGTTGAACGATGAAGCCCCACAGACGCCGCTTGTAATGCTTCATGGAATGGGGGCAGGTGTGGCTTTGTGGTGCCCCAACTTAGACGCTTTGGCTGCCACGAGACCAGTTTACGCCATCGACTTATTGg gCTTTGGCCGCAGTTCGCGACCGAAGTTCGCAACAGACGCTGAAAAAGTTGAAGCTCAATGGGTCGAGTCGGTGGAAGAATGGAGACGAGAAGTCAAGATAAATCACTTTATCCTACTGGGACATAGTTTGGGAGGATACATTGCTACGGCCTACGCCCTCAAATATCCTGATCG AGTACGTCACCTTATCTTAGCCGATCCGTGGGGATTTCCCGAGAAACCTTCTAATGTGTACGAGAAGTACCAAGTGCCGTTTTGGGTTCGGACAGTCGCAAAAGTCTTGCAACCTCTCAACCCTCTTTGGGCGGTCAGAGCCGCGGGACCGGCTGGCAAGTGGCTGGTCTCGAAGACTCGGCCGGACATTTCAAGGAAATTTATGAATTATGTAGCCGATGCAGAAACAATTATACCCGAATACTTGTATCAGTGCAATTCGCAGACCCCGAG CGGCGAGAGCGCCTTCCACACACTGATGCACGGTTTCGGATGGGCAAAGAATCCGATGGTGCGTCGCGTGGACAAACTGCATCCCGCCCTACCCGTCACGGTGCTCTATGGGTCTCGCTCCTGGGTGGATAATACTACGGGGCAACAGCTGGCCCAGCATCGCCCAGATTCCGATACGAACGTCCAG GTGATCAACGGGGCGGGTCACCACATATACCTCGATAAACCGGATCTATTCAATAAATACGTTAACGAAGCGTGCGCACGCGCAGATGCGGACACGACGTTCGCGACGCGAATCGCAAAAACGGAGTCATCTAGCGAGAAACGGAGTTCGGGTGACACTCAATCGGATTTGGGACCGAAACAATGCGATGACACGAACCAAGTGTCTACATCCTGA
- the LOC125058116 gene encoding (Lyso)-N-acylphosphatidylethanolamine lipase isoform X2, with amino-acid sequence MGADNFLSRAWIGNIFSIIWNWTGVWFSWTRQSDTMLRNIEKTILSCVTTAYKRFYVDIGSVVGQCDKIWTISLNDEAPQTPLVMLHGMGAGVALWCPNLDALAATRPVYAIDLLGFGRSSRPKFATDAEKVEAQWVESVEEWRREVKINHFILLGHSLGGYIATAYALKYPDRVRHLILADPWGFPEKPSNVYEKYQVPFWVRTVAKVLQPLNPLWAVRAAGPAGKWLVSKTRPDISRKFMNYVADAETIIPEYLYQCNSQTPSGESAFHTLMHGFGWAKNPMVRRVDKLHPALPVTVLYGSRSWVDNTTGQQLAQHRPDSDTNVQVINGAGHHIYLDKPDLFNKYVNEACARADADTTFATRIAKTESSSEKRSSGDTQSDLGPKQCDDTNQVSTS; translated from the exons ATGGGAGCAGACAA TTTTTTAAGCAGAGCATGgattggaaatattttttccataatttggaa tTGGACAGGAGTATGGTTCAGCTGGACAAGGCAATCTGACACAATGCTCAGGAATATTGAGAAGACTATATTATCAT GTGTCACAACAGCATATAAGCGATTCTATGTGGACATAGGGTCCGTTGTGGGGCAATGTGACAAGATATGGACTATATCGTTGAACGATGAAGCCCCACAGACGCCGCTTGTAATGCTTCATGGAATGGGGGCAGGTGTGGCTTTGTGGTGCCCCAACTTAGACGCTTTGGCTGCCACGAGACCAGTTTACGCCATCGACTTATTGg gCTTTGGCCGCAGTTCGCGACCGAAGTTCGCAACAGACGCTGAAAAAGTTGAAGCTCAATGGGTCGAGTCGGTGGAAGAATGGAGACGAGAAGTCAAGATAAATCACTTTATCCTACTGGGACATAGTTTGGGAGGATACATTGCTACGGCCTACGCCCTCAAATATCCTGATCG AGTACGTCACCTTATCTTAGCCGATCCGTGGGGATTTCCCGAGAAACCTTCTAATGTGTACGAGAAGTACCAAGTGCCGTTTTGGGTTCGGACAGTCGCAAAAGTCTTGCAACCTCTCAACCCTCTTTGGGCGGTCAGAGCCGCGGGACCGGCTGGCAAGTGGCTGGTCTCGAAGACTCGGCCGGACATTTCAAGGAAATTTATGAATTATGTAGCCGATGCAGAAACAATTATACCCGAATACTTGTATCAGTGCAATTCGCAGACCCCGAG CGGCGAGAGCGCCTTCCACACACTGATGCACGGTTTCGGATGGGCAAAGAATCCGATGGTGCGTCGCGTGGACAAACTGCATCCCGCCCTACCCGTCACGGTGCTCTATGGGTCTCGCTCCTGGGTGGATAATACTACGGGGCAACAGCTGGCCCAGCATCGCCCAGATTCCGATACGAACGTCCAG GTGATCAACGGGGCGGGTCACCACATATACCTCGATAAACCGGATCTATTCAATAAATACGTTAACGAAGCGTGCGCACGCGCAGATGCGGACACGACGTTCGCGACGCGAATCGCAAAAACGGAGTCATCTAGCGAGAAACGGAGTTCGGGTGACACTCAATCGGATTTGGGACCGAAACAATGCGATGACACGAACCAAGTGTCTACATCCTGA
- the LOC125058116 gene encoding (Lyso)-N-acylphosphatidylethanolamine lipase isoform X1 codes for MGSELNLSTTESSFLSRAWIGNIFSIIWNWTGVWFSWTRQSDTMLRNIEKTILSCVTTAYKRFYVDIGSVVGQCDKIWTISLNDEAPQTPLVMLHGMGAGVALWCPNLDALAATRPVYAIDLLGFGRSSRPKFATDAEKVEAQWVESVEEWRREVKINHFILLGHSLGGYIATAYALKYPDRVRHLILADPWGFPEKPSNVYEKYQVPFWVRTVAKVLQPLNPLWAVRAAGPAGKWLVSKTRPDISRKFMNYVADAETIIPEYLYQCNSQTPSGESAFHTLMHGFGWAKNPMVRRVDKLHPALPVTVLYGSRSWVDNTTGQQLAQHRPDSDTNVQVINGAGHHIYLDKPDLFNKYVNEACARADADTTFATRIAKTESSSEKRSSGDTQSDLGPKQCDDTNQVSTS; via the exons atgGGTAGTGAATTAAATCTTTCAACTACGGAATCCAG TTTTTTAAGCAGAGCATGgattggaaatattttttccataatttggaa tTGGACAGGAGTATGGTTCAGCTGGACAAGGCAATCTGACACAATGCTCAGGAATATTGAGAAGACTATATTATCAT GTGTCACAACAGCATATAAGCGATTCTATGTGGACATAGGGTCCGTTGTGGGGCAATGTGACAAGATATGGACTATATCGTTGAACGATGAAGCCCCACAGACGCCGCTTGTAATGCTTCATGGAATGGGGGCAGGTGTGGCTTTGTGGTGCCCCAACTTAGACGCTTTGGCTGCCACGAGACCAGTTTACGCCATCGACTTATTGg gCTTTGGCCGCAGTTCGCGACCGAAGTTCGCAACAGACGCTGAAAAAGTTGAAGCTCAATGGGTCGAGTCGGTGGAAGAATGGAGACGAGAAGTCAAGATAAATCACTTTATCCTACTGGGACATAGTTTGGGAGGATACATTGCTACGGCCTACGCCCTCAAATATCCTGATCG AGTACGTCACCTTATCTTAGCCGATCCGTGGGGATTTCCCGAGAAACCTTCTAATGTGTACGAGAAGTACCAAGTGCCGTTTTGGGTTCGGACAGTCGCAAAAGTCTTGCAACCTCTCAACCCTCTTTGGGCGGTCAGAGCCGCGGGACCGGCTGGCAAGTGGCTGGTCTCGAAGACTCGGCCGGACATTTCAAGGAAATTTATGAATTATGTAGCCGATGCAGAAACAATTATACCCGAATACTTGTATCAGTGCAATTCGCAGACCCCGAG CGGCGAGAGCGCCTTCCACACACTGATGCACGGTTTCGGATGGGCAAAGAATCCGATGGTGCGTCGCGTGGACAAACTGCATCCCGCCCTACCCGTCACGGTGCTCTATGGGTCTCGCTCCTGGGTGGATAATACTACGGGGCAACAGCTGGCCCAGCATCGCCCAGATTCCGATACGAACGTCCAG GTGATCAACGGGGCGGGTCACCACATATACCTCGATAAACCGGATCTATTCAATAAATACGTTAACGAAGCGTGCGCACGCGCAGATGCGGACACGACGTTCGCGACGCGAATCGCAAAAACGGAGTCATCTAGCGAGAAACGGAGTTCGGGTGACACTCAATCGGATTTGGGACCGAAACAATGCGATGACACGAACCAAGTGTCTACATCCTGA